In Denitratisoma sp. DHT3, one DNA window encodes the following:
- a CDS encoding Tfp pilus assembly protein FimT/FimU: MKAQRKKQTGFTLIEAIVVIVITGIVASMLVVFVKGALDNYFDAVRRAELTDAADISLRRFAREIRLALPNSLRVDCAADSTRCFIEFIPTMDGGRYRDAGDGSTGGNILDFTDSTETSFDALGPVIAGAGDFIVVYNLGPGFAPADAYTGGNRATIAPGYAGGNPIQLTTNPFAAQSPPLSSPNSRFHVVPSTGPVTYVCQQLTPGQVLRFSNYRTTTPWTSQPISVATGAVLLGGVSTVVENQATCTVTYTPAVLQRNGILFIQLNIFDGTSSGERIQVFQQIHVDNSP; encoded by the coding sequence ATGAAGGCACAGCGCAAAAAACAAACCGGCTTCACGCTCATCGAGGCGATCGTGGTGATAGTGATTACCGGCATTGTCGCGTCGATGTTGGTGGTGTTTGTCAAAGGAGCGCTGGATAACTATTTCGATGCCGTACGTAGAGCAGAACTGACCGACGCGGCGGACATCAGTTTGCGGCGGTTCGCGCGGGAGATTCGTCTCGCGCTGCCCAACAGCCTGAGGGTGGATTGTGCGGCAGACTCGACCCGCTGTTTTATCGAATTCATCCCGACGATGGATGGGGGACGTTATCGAGATGCCGGGGACGGGTCTACGGGTGGCAACATTTTGGATTTTACTGACAGCACGGAAACCTCTTTTGATGCATTGGGCCCAGTCATTGCCGGGGCCGGAGATTTCATCGTGGTCTATAACCTGGGGCCGGGGTTTGCGCCGGCGGATGCTTACACCGGAGGTAATCGGGCGACTATTGCGCCGGGATATGCAGGTGGTAATCCGATACAACTGACCACAAACCCTTTCGCGGCCCAGTCTCCTCCGCTGTCATCTCCCAATAGTCGATTCCATGTGGTGCCGTCCACCGGTCCAGTTACTTATGTTTGTCAGCAACTAACACCTGGTCAGGTATTGCGCTTTTCCAACTATCGAACGACAACCCCATGGACGAGTCAGCCTATTTCTGTTGCCACTGGCGCAGTGCTACTAGGTGGAGTATCGACGGTGGTCGAGAACCAAGCGACTTGTACGGTGACTTATACGCCGGCAGTATTGCAGCGAAACGGCATCCTCTTCATTCAACTCAACATCTTCGATGGAACGAGTAGTGGAGAGCGTATTCAAGTATTCCAGCAGATCCATGTGGACAATTCTCCATGA